Genomic window (Pueribacillus theae):
TTTTTTGATACATCGCTGAAAGCTTTCCGGAACCATACGCCTAGCGTATGGTTTTCTTTTCACAAATGAAAGGACGGATGATTTTACCCACCCGTCCTTTGGCATTTAAGCTTATTTCTTTTTATTCGCTAAAAATTCGTCTAATTTTTTCTGCGGCGTGTCTGTTGTGAAGGCAAGCGCAAATTGGTTCATGCTGTCTTTAATTGCGTACTCAAGCGAAGTGTTCTGCCATGTCTCAAAAAGCTCTTTTTGCTGTTTGACAGTAAAAAATGCTTTTTCGGAGATTTTTTGAGCATATTGCTCAGCTGTCCTTTCCAATTCAGATAATTCAACGACTGCGTTGATAAATCCAAATTGATTGATCTTTTCAACATCTACTGGTTCACCGGTTAAAAGCATCTCTTTCGCAAGGCTCAGGCCGACATGCTGCTGCAAAAGGACGGAGTCCAATACAGAAGGGATGCCTAAGTTAATTTCCGGCATAGAAAATACCGCATTTTTAGAAGCAACTCTAATGTCAGCAGCCATCGCCATCTCCATTGCACCACCAATGCAATGTCCATTAATCGCCATAATCACCACTTGGGGGATCGTACGGATTAACTCACAAACCCTTTTGAGTTCAGAAATTAGTTGATATGCTTTTTGAGGAGTTAAATGATTAA
Coding sequences:
- a CDS encoding enoyl-CoA hydratase/isomerase family protein, giving the protein MAENLVLFETKKDVAWITFNNPEKLNCITRNNLLKIIQHLEEISKDESIRSVVFTGKGEKAFSAGMHVNEFNHLTPQKAYQLISELKRVCELIRTIPQVVIMAINGHCIGGAMEMAMAADIRVASKNAVFSMPEINLGIPSVLDSVLLQQHVGLSLAKEMLLTGEPVDVEKINQFGFINAVVELSELERTAEQYAQKISEKAFFTVKQQKELFETWQNTSLEYAIKDSMNQFALAFTTDTPQKKLDEFLANKKK